The Verrucomicrobiota bacterium genome has a window encoding:
- a CDS encoding BON domain-containing protein yields the protein MKSKITYPLALLAATGALFITSTALHATETDNRIEASAKKSHVFKTYLQGDSIALHSKDGVVTLKGTVAESSHRSLAEDTVESLPGVKSVDNQLIVKGESHAEHSDGWVGVKVKSALLFHRNVRATKTDVNVQDGIVTLSGEANSQAQKELTTEYAKDVEGVKDVKNQMTVVKNSSPPDRTIGEKIDDASITAQVKSSLMSHRSTSALKTKVKTTDGVVTVSGNAKNAAEKSLVTKLVTDIDGVTSVVNNMTLEVAKNN from the coding sequence ATGAAATCGAAAATAACCTATCCGCTCGCGCTGTTAGCAGCCACGGGCGCTTTGTTCATCACCAGCACGGCGCTGCACGCGACCGAGACGGATAACCGCATCGAGGCATCGGCCAAAAAGTCCCATGTATTCAAGACATACCTCCAGGGCGATTCGATTGCGCTTCACTCCAAGGATGGCGTTGTCACCTTGAAGGGAACGGTTGCGGAAAGTTCCCATAGATCCCTCGCCGAAGACACGGTGGAGAGTCTGCCTGGTGTCAAGAGCGTGGATAATCAACTGATAGTCAAAGGGGAAAGCCACGCCGAACATTCGGATGGCTGGGTGGGCGTGAAAGTGAAGTCCGCGCTGTTGTTTCATCGCAACGTGAGGGCCACCAAGACCGACGTGAACGTCCAGGACGGCATCGTCACGTTGAGCGGCGAGGCCAACAGCCAGGCCCAAAAGGAACTCACGACCGAATACGCCAAAGACGTGGAAGGCGTCAAAGACGTGAAGAACCAGATGACGGTCGTCAAGAACTCCAGCCCGCCGGATCGAACGATCGGCGAGAAGATTGATGACGCCTCCATCACCGCCCAGGTCAAGTCGTCGTTGATGTCGCATCGCTCGACCAGCGCCCTAAAGACGAAGGTCAAGACGACGGATGGCGTGGTCACGGTGAGCGGCAATGCCAAGAACGCCGCCGAAAAGAGCTTGGTCAC